The sequence ATCGCCGCCGTCTGCATAGACGGCAGGCGTCTTTGCACCAGAGACGCCTTTTACGCGCTGATAACGCCGCAGCATGCCCCTGACGGGCAGAATGTGCGCGTGCACGGGTTGCGCCCGTGTGATTTCAGCACGGGTCTGCCGCTTCAGGATGTGTTGTCGGCTTTTCTTCAGTTTGTCAGAGGCAGAACACTGGTGGGCTATTATCTGCAATACGACCTTGCAGTGTTGAACAAAAACTTGAGGCCACTGATGGGGGCAGCATTGCCAAACAGTCGCATAGAGGTTTCAGGCCGCTATTACGACTGGCGATTTGCGCAATATCCTGGCGCCTACATTGATCTGCGATGGGAAACGATGGTCAGAAACCTTCGCCTACCCACGCTGCCAAGGCACGATGCCATGAACGACGCCATAACAGCCGCCATGATGTATCTGGCGCTGCAATCGCGCGGATACGGCGCGCACAGGCTCCCATAACGTCCAATGTCTGCGCAAAAGACATTGCGGACAAAAGTATGCGAGGAGGGAACAATGGCCTCAGAACTGACGCAACGAATCGAAAAAAATACGCAATACCAGCACCTGATCAAGACGCGCAACGCCCTTGGCTGGCGCCTCACGCTTGTGGTTTTTGCCGCATATTACTGTTTTATTCTGGTTGTCGCCTTTGACAAGCAGCTCTTTGCCACACCTCTTGCAGCAGGAATGACGACGACATGGGGCATCCCCCTGGGCATCGGCATCATCCTGCTGACCGTTGTGCTTACGGCGGTCTACGTTCGCAAGGCCAACAACGAATTTGACCCTGCGCTCAAGCAGATTCTTGAAAAAGAGGTGCAGTCATGAAGGGTATGAGCACGTGCACATCCGACCATAAGTTCGGGCGACATAAACCCGCCCCAACATTTTTCATGGCTCTTTTTGTCGC is a genomic window of uncultured Desulfovibrio sp. containing:
- a CDS encoding 3'-5' exonuclease — translated: MQNTWIQAVARRWRMRGLREPYRSLLDQDDGLLVSIDCETTSLNVKEAELLSIAAVCIDGRRLCTRDAFYALITPQHAPDGQNVRVHGLRPCDFSTGLPLQDVLSAFLQFVRGRTLVGYYLQYDLAVLNKNLRPLMGAALPNSRIEVSGRYYDWRFAQYPGAYIDLRWETMVRNLRLPTLPRHDAMNDAITAAMMYLALQSRGYGAHRLP
- a CDS encoding DUF485 domain-containing protein, with product MASELTQRIEKNTQYQHLIKTRNALGWRLTLVVFAAYYCFILVVAFDKQLFATPLAAGMTTTWGIPLGIGIILLTVVLTAVYVRKANNEFDPALKQILEKEVQS